The following are encoded together in the Flavihumibacter fluvii genome:
- a CDS encoding tetratricopeptide repeat protein, translated as MKKLLFTVCCCSLATFVIAQSDSLNHYLKLGEDALSRGQVLPAYQAYKQAVSFDEKNLEAARGLAFSAKELRYAAIARESYKRVLELKPNDTSAINQLAQLNFATRQWAAAIEMAKRSIALGIGSKNEWVIAKSYYELGEFGSSVEYLEKAWRKDSSLADIPFTAARCYVEMSNYRKAAGCYEQALRLSPDNETWMYETAMTYSAIPDEAKAIPWFEKAIEKGYPRTKDVIENMAISYMGIKSYDKCLALVNEVLPSKPEDLELWYLSGEANFRSGKIDAAITCWDKMLSIDKNQARALYMIGIAYIKKGDPGKGENLCDKAIAMDPSLSRLKNQRSQFGL; from the coding sequence ATGAAAAAGCTACTATTCACTGTATGTTGTTGCAGTTTAGCAACCTTCGTTATTGCTCAATCAGACAGCCTGAATCATTACCTGAAACTGGGTGAAGATGCCTTGTCAAGGGGTCAGGTGCTCCCTGCCTACCAGGCCTACAAACAAGCGGTATCTTTTGATGAAAAAAACCTGGAGGCTGCCAGGGGACTGGCATTTTCCGCCAAAGAACTTAGGTATGCTGCAATTGCACGGGAAAGTTATAAAAGGGTACTGGAACTGAAACCCAATGATACCAGCGCTATCAACCAGCTGGCCCAATTGAATTTTGCGACCAGGCAATGGGCTGCTGCCATAGAAATGGCGAAGCGTTCCATAGCATTGGGAATTGGTTCAAAAAATGAATGGGTGATCGCAAAATCCTATTATGAATTGGGTGAATTTGGCAGTTCGGTTGAATACCTTGAAAAAGCGTGGCGAAAAGACAGCAGCCTGGCAGATATTCCTTTTACCGCTGCAAGGTGCTATGTTGAAATGAGTAATTACCGAAAAGCTGCAGGCTGTTACGAACAGGCGCTCAGGCTTTCACCAGACAATGAAACCTGGATGTATGAAACAGCTATGACTTATTCAGCTATTCCAGACGAAGCCAAAGCCATTCCCTGGTTTGAAAAAGCCATAGAGAAAGGCTATCCAAGAACAAAAGATGTGATAGAAAATATGGCGATCTCCTATATGGGGATCAAGTCTTATGATAAATGTCTCGCCCTTGTAAACGAGGTGTTACCCAGTAAACCGGAAGACCTTGAATTGTGGTACCTGTCGGGAGAAGCCAATTTCCGTTCGGGAAAGATTGATGCTGCCATTACCTGCTGGGATAAAATGTTATCGATCGACAAGAACCAGGCCCGTGCCCTGTACATGATCGGTATTGCCTATATCAAAAAAGGTGATCCGGGTAAAGGTGAAAATCTTTGCGATAAAGCCATTGCCATGGATCCCTCACTGTCCAGACTTAAAAACCAGCGATCCCAATTCGGACTCTAA